A stretch of the Streptococcus himalayensis genome encodes the following:
- the pepF gene encoding oligoendopeptidase F has product MLEQKSRDQFPEQELWDLTALYQDQEDFLRAIDKAKDDIQTFCRNYKGKLTTFADFEAAYAEIEQIYIQMSHIGNYAFMPQTTDFGNETFAQIAQAGDDFETWARVELSFFDAAVLEAEDTILDQLLALPHLTSEIRLAKIRKKHYLGAEVEKSLTNLREVFGSPYDIYAKMRAGDYAMDDFEIDGKVYKNSFITYENYYQNHEDATVREKSFRSFSKGLRKHQNAAAASYLAQVKSEKLLADMRGYDTVFDYLLAEQEVDRAMFDRQIDLIMTEFAPVAQKYLKHVAQVNGLEKMTFADWKLDIDNELNPEVSIDDAYDLVMKSVAPLGEEYSQEVARYQEERWVDFAANSGKDSGGYATDPYRVHPYVLMSWTGRMSDVYTLIHEIGHSGQFIFSDNHQSYFNTHMSTYYVEAPSTFNELLLSDYLEHQFDNPRQKRFALAHRLTDTYFHNFITHLLEAAFQRQVYTLIENGETFGASKLNSIMKDVLTQFWGDAVEIDDDAALTWMRQSHYYMGLYSYTYSAGLVLSTAGYLHLKNSETGARDWLELLKSGGSRTPLETAKLIGADISTDKPLRDTIQFLSDTVDQIIAYSEELEGTVSK; this is encoded by the coding sequence ATGCTTGAACAAAAATCAAGAGACCAATTCCCAGAGCAGGAACTTTGGGATCTCACAGCCCTCTACCAAGACCAAGAGGATTTTTTACGGGCCATTGACAAGGCTAAAGACGACATTCAGACTTTCTGCCGCAATTACAAGGGGAAGCTGACTACTTTTGCTGATTTTGAAGCAGCCTATGCCGAGATTGAACAAATCTACATCCAAATGAGCCACATCGGCAATTATGCCTTTATGCCACAAACAACGGACTTTGGCAATGAAACCTTTGCACAAATCGCTCAGGCTGGGGATGATTTTGAAACCTGGGCGAGGGTAGAACTCAGCTTTTTTGACGCTGCTGTTTTAGAAGCTGAGGATACGATTCTCGACCAGCTCCTTGCACTTCCTCACTTGACGAGCGAAATTCGTTTGGCAAAAATCCGGAAAAAACACTATCTGGGTGCTGAAGTTGAGAAATCTCTCACCAACCTCCGTGAAGTTTTTGGCAGCCCTTATGACATCTATGCCAAAATGCGGGCAGGCGATTACGCTATGGATGACTTTGAAATCGACGGAAAAGTCTATAAAAATAGCTTTATTACCTACGAAAACTATTACCAAAACCACGAAGACGCTACCGTACGCGAAAAATCCTTCCGTTCTTTCTCAAAAGGACTTCGCAAGCATCAAAACGCTGCAGCAGCTAGCTACTTGGCCCAAGTCAAATCTGAAAAACTCTTGGCAGATATGCGTGGCTATGATACCGTCTTTGACTACCTTTTAGCCGAGCAAGAAGTCGATCGAGCCATGTTTGATCGCCAAATTGACCTTATCATGACCGAATTTGCCCCTGTCGCACAAAAATATCTGAAGCATGTAGCTCAGGTCAATGGTCTTGAAAAAATGACCTTCGCTGATTGGAAGCTAGATATTGACAACGAACTCAATCCAGAAGTATCCATTGATGACGCTTATGACCTAGTTATGAAATCCGTTGCCCCACTAGGAGAAGAATACAGCCAAGAGGTCGCACGCTACCAAGAAGAACGCTGGGTCGATTTTGCAGCTAATAGTGGCAAGGATTCTGGAGGCTATGCGACGGACCCTTATCGTGTCCACCCTTATGTGCTGATGAGCTGGACTGGCCGTATGAGCGATGTCTATACCCTTATCCACGAGATTGGGCACTCTGGTCAGTTTATCTTCTCAGATAATCACCAAAGCTATTTTAATACCCACATGTCTACCTACTATGTTGAGGCTCCTTCTACCTTTAATGAATTGCTACTCAGTGATTACTTGGAGCACCAGTTCGACAATCCTCGTCAAAAACGCTTTGCCCTTGCCCATCGTCTGACAGACACTTATTTCCACAATTTTATCACCCACCTTTTGGAAGCTGCCTTCCAACGTCAGGTCTATACCTTGATTGAAAATGGGGAAACCTTTGGAGCAAGCAAGCTCAACAGCATTATGAAAGATGTTTTGACCCAATTCTGGGGCGATGCTGTGGAAATCGACGATGATGCAGCACTGACTTGGATGCGCCAAAGCCATTACTATATGGGCCTTTACAGCTATACCTACTCAGCAGGATTGGTACTTTCCACAGCTGGCTATCTGCATCTCAAAAATTCTGAAACAGGGGCCCGTGACTGGCTAGAACTACTCAAATCAGGCGGAAGCCGTACTCCACTTGAAACCGCAAAACTCATCGGAGCAGATATTTCAACGGATAAACCACTCCGTGATACCATCCAATTCCTTTCCGATACAGTGGATCAGATTATCGCTTATAGCGAGGAGTTGGAAGGGACAGTTTCTAAATAG
- the rpsO gene encoding 30S ribosomal protein S15, producing MAISKEKKNEIIAQYARHEGDTGSIEVQVAVLTWEINHLNEHIKQHKKDHATYRGLMKKIGRRRNFLAYLRKTDVNRYRELIHSLGLRR from the coding sequence ATGGCAATCTCAAAAGAGAAAAAAAATGAAATCATTGCACAATATGCTCGTCACGAAGGTGATACAGGTTCTATCGAGGTTCAAGTAGCTGTCCTTACTTGGGAAATCAACCACCTCAACGAACACATCAAACAACACAAAAAAGACCACGCTACTTACCGTGGTTTGATGAAAAAAATCGGTCGCCGTCGTAACTTCCTTGCATACTTGCGTAAGACAGACGTTAACCGTTACCGCGAATTGATCCATTCATTGGGACTACGTCGTTAA
- a CDS encoding DUF6773 family protein, with amino-acid sequence MKVKKALVDERVIGLEHQIMAEIGTILLVLLPVSALIKSAILHQPFERYSFESIAGLVALIYAIIRYVMKGLDMTRGTNVWLSGLGMALLTTVICSWNNYQTYGSHYHGLMDGHFWAVVLILFISSSLLVFVLYGALHLLSRYSQKKLLAQLDKDD; translated from the coding sequence ATGAAAGTTAAGAAAGCACTTGTAGACGAACGTGTGATTGGTTTGGAACATCAGATTATGGCTGAGATTGGGACAATCTTGCTGGTCTTATTGCCCGTATCTGCTTTGATTAAGTCAGCGATTCTACACCAACCTTTTGAAAGGTATAGTTTTGAGAGTATTGCAGGTTTAGTAGCTCTGATATACGCGATTATTCGCTATGTGATGAAGGGGCTAGATATGACTCGTGGGACGAATGTTTGGTTATCCGGTTTGGGGATGGCTCTACTGACCACGGTGATTTGTAGTTGGAATAACTATCAGACTTATGGCAGTCATTATCATGGTTTGATGGACGGACATTTCTGGGCAGTTGTGCTCATATTGTTCATTTCTTCTAGTCTGTTGGTGTTTGTGCTCTATGGGGCTTTACATCTCCTCAGTCGTTACAGTCAGAAAAAATTGCTCGCCCAGTTGGACAAAGACGACTGA
- a CDS encoding helix-turn-helix transcriptional regulator — protein sequence MKNLRLKMARVEHDLTQGQLADEIGVTRQTIGLIEAGKYNPSISLCLAICHRLGKTLDQLFWEESSDES from the coding sequence ATGAAAAATCTTCGTTTAAAGATGGCGCGTGTGGAACATGATTTGACCCAGGGGCAGCTGGCAGATGAGATCGGTGTGACACGGCAGACCATTGGTTTGATTGAGGCTGGTAAGTACAACCCCAGTATCAGCCTTTGTTTGGCGATTTGTCATCGCTTGGGAAAGACACTAGATCAATTATTTTGGGAGGAATCTTCGGATGAAAGTTAA
- a CDS encoding pseudouridine synthase, with amino-acid sequence MRLDKFLVECGLGSRTEVKKILKSGKVTVNETIEKSAKAQIAEKEDTITYQGQVLTYEKFVYYLLNKPKGVISATEDAKHKTVLDLLDDTARQKEVFPVGRLDIDTHGLLLLTNNGALAHELLSPKKHVDKLYRAEVTGIMTAEDRNRFARGIELKDFTCQPADLEIVETDENRQTSLVHIRIAEGKFHQVKRMVAACGKEVLDLQRLSMGPLTLDNELALGAYRRLTADELETLTAFGVEV; translated from the coding sequence ATGCGTTTGGATAAGTTTTTAGTGGAATGTGGCCTTGGTTCACGGACAGAGGTCAAAAAAATCCTCAAGTCAGGCAAGGTCACAGTCAACGAAACCATCGAAAAATCTGCCAAGGCTCAGATTGCTGAAAAAGAGGATACTATCACCTATCAAGGTCAGGTATTGACCTATGAAAAATTTGTTTACTATCTCTTAAATAAGCCCAAGGGCGTCATTTCGGCGACGGAAGATGCCAAGCACAAGACGGTTCTCGACCTGCTAGATGATACGGCTCGGCAAAAAGAAGTTTTTCCGGTCGGAAGGCTGGACATCGATACCCATGGTCTCTTGCTCTTGACCAATAATGGGGCCCTAGCTCACGAGCTTTTATCCCCTAAAAAACATGTAGATAAGCTCTATCGAGCGGAGGTGACAGGCATCATGACGGCAGAAGACCGCAATCGATTTGCCCGAGGGATAGAGTTGAAAGACTTTACCTGTCAGCCAGCGGACTTGGAGATTGTAGAAACGGATGAAAACAGACAAACATCGCTGGTTCACATCCGTATCGCTGAAGGAAAATTCCACCAAGTCAAGCGAATGGTCGCAGCCTGTGGCAAAGAAGTGCTGGATTTACAGCGGCTTAGCATGGGTCCCTTGACTTTGGACAATGAACTTGCTCTGGGAGCCTATCGTAGATTGACTGCCGATGAATTGGAAACCTTGACTGCCTTTGGAGTGGAAGTATAA
- the def gene encoding peptide deformylase has translation MSVIERLTKASHLIDMNDIIREGHPTLRKVAEEVSFPLSDEDVILGEKMLQFLKHSQDPVMAEKMGLRGGVGLAAPQLDISKRIIAVLVPNAPDEEGNPPLNAYDLEAVMYNPKIISHSVQDAALADGEGCLSVDREVQGYVVRHARVTVEYMDKHGEKHRLKLKSYNSIVVQHEIDHINGIMFYDRINQNKPFEIKEGMLVIE, from the coding sequence ATGTCTGTAATTGAACGATTAACCAAAGCTAGTCACTTAATTGATATGAACGATATTATTCGCGAAGGCCATCCAACCTTGCGAAAAGTAGCCGAGGAGGTGTCTTTTCCCTTGAGCGATGAGGACGTGATTCTTGGGGAAAAAATGCTACAATTCCTCAAACACTCACAGGACCCTGTTATGGCTGAGAAAATGGGGCTTCGTGGCGGGGTGGGACTCGCAGCACCACAACTTGATATTTCAAAGCGAATCATTGCCGTCCTTGTCCCGAACGCTCCTGACGAAGAGGGCAATCCTCCCCTCAATGCCTATGATCTAGAAGCTGTCATGTACAATCCAAAAATCATCTCTCATTCTGTACAAGACGCTGCTTTAGCAGACGGAGAAGGTTGTTTATCAGTCGATCGCGAAGTCCAAGGTTATGTGGTTCGTCATGCGCGAGTGACCGTGGAATATATGGATAAACATGGTGAAAAACATCGCCTCAAACTAAAAAGTTACAATTCTATCGTCGTCCAACACGAGATTGATCATATCAATGGCATCATGTTTTACGACCGAATCAACCAAAATAAACCCTTTGAAATCAAAGAAGGCATGTTGGTCATTGAATAG
- a CDS encoding PBECR3 domain-containing polyvalent protein: protein MAKHKKLLSLSKEFQSMIGLEDCPSDVRIQVDGLKAHIIKRGHQSILPYFNRLEEILSHPDYIGVNPREKGKSTEFIKVFDKNVLVAIKLHNSGDFFYIPTMYEIQEYKLQSRYQNGRLKKIDNSEKK, encoded by the coding sequence ATGGCTAAACATAAGAAATTACTTAGTTTATCAAAAGAATTCCAGTCGATGATCGGCTTAGAAGATTGTCCGTCTGATGTTAGAATACAAGTGGATGGTCTGAAAGCTCACATCATTAAACGAGGTCATCAAAGTATTTTACCGTATTTCAATCGATTAGAGGAAATTTTGTCTCATCCTGATTATATTGGAGTTAATCCGAGGGAAAAAGGAAAAAGCACGGAGTTTATCAAAGTCTTTGATAAAAATGTTTTAGTTGCGATTAAGTTGCATAATAGTGGTGATTTCTTTTATATTCCGACGATGTATGAGATTCAAGAGTATAAATTACAATCAAGATATCAGAATGGTCGATTGAAAAAGATTGACAATAGTGAGAAGAAGTAG
- a CDS encoding phage holin translates to MKLSNGQYDVAKKMVTVVVPATITLITGLGALYKVDTTALTGTIALLATFAGTVLGISSKNYQQENK, encoded by the coding sequence ATGAAATTATCGAATGGACAATATGATGTGGCTAAGAAAATGGTAACCGTGGTGGTACCGGCCACCATCACATTGATAACAGGTTTAGGAGCTTTGTATAAAGTAGACACAACAGCCCTTACGGGAACAATTGCTTTACTAGCAACCTTTGCTGGTACGGTACTTGGTATTTCAAGCAAGAATTACCAACAAGAAAATAAATGA
- a CDS encoding DUF859 domain-containing protein has translation MAEFWSNNDRGYRIRLWLDQASQNVSSNTSQVRVRLALINTTTTFAQYSCSAYVDLNGQRLNWSGSPSVLSNNSTTWLIDQTITVNHNADGSKSFGFMAHFNGSGGWSPGSLNIGSGTFSLTTIPRSSEVSVGVATIGSAVSININRASNGFTHTLRYQWGNKQGTIASNVGTSHSWTLPMDFCQDIPDSTVGSGTLYVDTYSGGSRIGTQSVTFTANVPASVVPSFSSVTLADTHGVAASLVGGNSFIQIISNIRTTFNGAVGSYGSTITGYYAEIVNKNQSTNANGGTLGVMNFHGSATIRASVIDSRGRRSATRDITINVLEYFAPILSFDVIRTGATSSILQINRNGRISPLTVGGSQKNMMTLRFKVAELGSNNYINDTGSAAGSWTARNSFTNDAANLGGTYVANKSYRVVGILEDKFTSTEFAYTVGTESVTLSYDKLGRLGVGKIIEKGEAGSIDAAGSIHAKNDVHAGRNIYANGQPIQQYQLTNANGQLSGGSNQWDDVWNKQATILGWRSGKYRDNPSGLNGEWGLFQNYWLDSWKGVQFFTTVGSGRHFIRVYNHPKEWKPTNWREVVFKDDVILQEKALKTITQGFPYAMTATLVRKDNLVTVTIDRRITNLPEVENAGVSERIPVGYRPYSAAVLPIIGNNHHRAVGGGSLLINSDGSMRLTSNGGTNVYMGTVSYVTNDPYPS, from the coding sequence ATGGCAGAATTTTGGAGTAACAATGACAGGGGCTATCGGATTCGTTTGTGGCTAGATCAGGCCTCTCAAAATGTGTCTAGTAATACTAGTCAAGTCAGAGTGCGATTGGCTCTTATAAATACAACAACCACTTTTGCTCAATACAGTTGCTCTGCTTATGTGGATTTGAATGGGCAACGTTTGAACTGGTCTGGTAGTCCATCGGTTTTGAGTAATAACTCTACGACTTGGTTGATTGACCAAACCATCACGGTTAATCACAATGCGGATGGTTCAAAATCGTTTGGCTTTATGGCTCATTTCAACGGCAGTGGTGGCTGGTCTCCTGGTTCTTTGAATATTGGTTCAGGGACATTTTCTCTGACTACTATTCCTCGTTCTAGTGAGGTGTCTGTGGGTGTTGCAACCATCGGGAGTGCCGTGTCTATCAACATCAATCGGGCTTCTAATGGCTTTACTCATACTCTCCGTTATCAGTGGGGAAATAAACAGGGGACAATAGCCTCTAATGTGGGGACAAGTCACTCTTGGACATTGCCAATGGATTTCTGTCAAGATATTCCAGATTCAACGGTTGGCTCAGGAACTCTGTACGTGGATACTTACAGTGGAGGTAGTCGGATTGGTACTCAGTCTGTTACTTTTACGGCTAATGTGCCAGCTAGTGTCGTTCCTTCTTTTTCTAGTGTGACCTTGGCAGATACTCATGGTGTTGCTGCTAGCTTAGTAGGAGGTAATAGCTTTATTCAAATTATTTCTAATATCCGAACAACTTTTAATGGAGCAGTGGGGAGCTATGGCTCTACTATCACAGGCTACTATGCAGAAATTGTGAATAAGAATCAATCGACTAATGCCAATGGTGGTACACTAGGCGTTATGAATTTTCATGGTTCGGCCACAATTCGAGCGAGTGTTATTGATAGTAGGGGTAGAAGAAGTGCGACAAGGGATATTACAATCAATGTACTAGAGTATTTTGCTCCTATTTTGAGCTTTGATGTGATTCGTACAGGGGCAACATCTAGCATTTTACAAATCAACCGAAACGGGCGTATTTCTCCATTGACCGTTGGTGGTAGTCAAAAGAACATGATGACCTTGAGATTTAAAGTAGCAGAGCTTGGAAGTAATAACTATATCAATGATACAGGGAGTGCGGCTGGGAGTTGGACAGCAAGGAATAGTTTTACGAATGATGCGGCCAATCTTGGAGGGACTTATGTAGCCAATAAATCCTATCGAGTAGTTGGGATTCTGGAAGATAAGTTTACAAGTACAGAATTTGCCTATACCGTAGGGACTGAGAGTGTGACTCTTAGCTATGATAAACTAGGCCGACTAGGAGTTGGTAAAATCATAGAAAAAGGAGAGGCAGGGTCAATTGATGCCGCAGGCTCTATCCATGCTAAAAATGATGTACATGCTGGTAGAAACATCTATGCGAATGGGCAACCTATTCAGCAGTATCAACTTACGAATGCGAATGGTCAACTTTCAGGAGGTTCAAATCAATGGGATGATGTTTGGAATAAACAAGCAACGATATTAGGTTGGCGGAGTGGTAAGTACAGAGATAATCCAAGTGGATTAAATGGAGAATGGGGGCTTTTTCAAAATTACTGGCTTGATAGTTGGAAAGGAGTTCAATTTTTTACAACTGTTGGAAGCGGAAGGCATTTTATTAGGGTTTACAATCATCCAAAAGAGTGGAAACCAACAAATTGGAGAGAGGTTGTATTTAAAGATGATGTCATTTTACAAGAAAAAGCTTTAAAAACTATCACGCAAGGTTTTCCTTATGCTATGACGGCAACATTGGTGAGAAAGGATAATCTTGTAACAGTCACAATTGACAGAAGGATTACAAACTTGCCAGAGGTAGAAAATGCTGGAGTTTCGGAACGCATTCCAGTAGGGTATAGGCCGTATAGCGCAGCTGTCTTACCCATTATTGGTAATAATCACCATAGGGCTGTTGGAGGAGGAAGTCTTTTAATCAACTCAGATGGTTCTATGAGATTGACTAGTAACGGTGGGACAAATGTCTATATGGGAACAGTATCGTATGTAACCAATGACCCTTATCCTAGTTAA
- a CDS encoding phage tail spike protein, which yields MLLTIHDASLQKVAFIDNSKQKTLNYYDDVWFRSLETGSSTFEFTVYKKAIQSDTNHRKTYNYLNERAFVSFTYKGRSYVFNVMSVEENEKTIKCYCENLNLELINEYANPYKATKPMSFKEYCDAMDLLNFTLLSIGINEISDYKRTLEWEGQDTKLARLLSLAKKFDAEIEFDTQLNADSTIKDFRVNVFHENDESHQGVGKIRSDIQLTYKKNLKSIKRKIDKTGIYNAVRPTGKREDGTIVTIGGLSAYSENNADGIREFYQSGEMLYAPLSVQLYPAAFTKETMADQWIRKDLEVESESPEVIRSAGIRNLKKNAYPALTYEVDGFVDVEIGDTINIRDNGFSPILLVVARVSEQKISFTNPQNNKTTFANFKALENQLSSGIQSALERLFENAKPYSIKLSTDNGVMFKNNIGESTVTPTLYRGDKIIPNVTWRWSLDGQVATGLFYTVRGNMIESTSVLTVAAYVGNTEVAVDEISFVNVLDGKLGTPGPKGVDGRTTYIHTAWANSPDGRKDFSLESDVNMLYRGEYKDYEIADSTDPLRYQWVKVKGDKGDKGDKGERGDRGLPGLQGARGDQGIPGVRGADGRTSYTHIAYADSADGHTNFSVSASNRLYMGVCVNFTQQDSTNPDDYAWSLIKGADGANGLPGKAGADGRTPYFHTAYANSSDGRQDFSVTDSRGKKYLGTYTDYAMADSTDYKKYTWSLIKGDDGRGIANVTNYYLLSALSTGITTTTTGWSETPQVPTAQYRYHWHYRVELYTDGTSKTTTPAVIGIHGEKGDKGDRGLQGLQGPRGEQGIAGVKGADGKTQYTHIAYADNAAGGGFSQTDQNKAYIGMYQDFNMADSNNPSAYRWTKWKGSDGAQGIPGAKGADGRTPYFHVAYAESADGRTGFSLTQTGNKRYMGTCTDYTQNDPTDPTRYRWVDMVGSVDVGGVNLIRNSAFPLDFKHWSNETPAFAKIVTHGFYYNSQKPMFMIENRGSGEIVFGTNRFEVEKNTTYTLNFRGFANSATRDIDVFFLGRKNGETKDFTVVNLLIGRRKMSTSNCEDITVTFNSGDADNAYIRFDNNGTDTSTKADFYFGEIDLYKGNFKRKWQPNPEDLQFQIDSKADNVLTQEQLNALSEQARDLQANLEAKASKETLDNWIKAYQSFVQANEKAVSKSEKELIAASKRVALLEQTIGDMKIQTDFIDTYFTQSNEGLIFGKNNGSATIKISQDRISMFSAGNEVMYISQGVIHIDNGVFTKTLQIGRFREEQYHLNADMNVIRYVGGLL from the coding sequence ATGTTGTTAACCATTCATGATGCAAGTTTGCAGAAGGTGGCTTTTATTGATAATAGCAAGCAAAAGACCCTGAATTATTATGATGATGTTTGGTTTCGGAGTTTAGAAACTGGTTCATCCACCTTTGAATTTACGGTTTATAAAAAAGCGATTCAGTCAGATACAAATCATCGAAAGACTTATAACTATTTGAATGAGAGAGCTTTTGTATCCTTTACGTATAAAGGGAGAAGTTATGTCTTTAATGTGATGAGTGTTGAGGAAAATGAAAAGACGATTAAGTGCTACTGTGAAAATTTGAATTTGGAACTTATCAATGAGTATGCTAATCCTTATAAGGCTACTAAACCAATGAGTTTTAAAGAATATTGCGATGCCATGGATTTGTTGAATTTCACTCTTTTATCCATTGGAATCAATGAAATCTCTGATTATAAGCGAACCTTGGAATGGGAAGGACAAGATACTAAACTGGCTCGTCTGCTGTCTCTGGCCAAGAAATTTGATGCAGAGATTGAATTTGATACTCAGTTGAATGCTGATAGTACGATTAAGGATTTTAGGGTAAATGTCTTTCATGAGAATGATGAGAGCCATCAAGGGGTGGGAAAAATACGTTCCGACATCCAATTAACGTATAAGAAAAATCTCAAATCTATCAAGAGAAAGATTGATAAGACTGGGATTTACAATGCTGTTCGTCCGACTGGCAAACGTGAGGATGGGACTATTGTGACGATTGGGGGCTTGTCTGCTTATTCTGAGAACAATGCGGATGGTATCCGTGAGTTTTACCAGTCTGGTGAGATGCTTTATGCTCCTTTGTCTGTCCAGCTCTATCCAGCAGCATTTACCAAGGAGACAATGGCGGATCAATGGATTCGGAAAGATTTGGAAGTTGAATCAGAAAGTCCAGAGGTGATTCGGTCTGCTGGTATTCGGAATTTAAAGAAAAACGCCTATCCAGCTCTGACCTATGAAGTGGATGGTTTTGTGGATGTGGAAATCGGTGATACGATTAACATTCGAGATAACGGTTTTAGTCCAATTTTGCTAGTGGTTGCTCGGGTCTCTGAACAGAAAATCAGTTTTACAAATCCCCAAAATAATAAGACTACTTTTGCTAATTTTAAGGCCTTAGAAAATCAGTTATCCAGTGGCATTCAATCAGCACTTGAGCGTTTATTTGAAAATGCCAAGCCATACAGTATCAAGTTATCCACAGACAATGGAGTGATGTTTAAAAATAATATCGGTGAATCAACAGTTACTCCTACCCTCTATCGTGGAGACAAGATAATTCCTAATGTGACTTGGCGATGGTCATTAGATGGTCAAGTTGCGACTGGTCTGTTTTATACTGTCAGAGGCAATATGATTGAAAGTACTTCTGTTCTAACAGTTGCTGCCTATGTAGGCAATACTGAGGTAGCGGTTGATGAGATTAGTTTTGTCAATGTTTTAGATGGAAAGTTAGGAACACCTGGTCCTAAGGGAGTTGATGGTCGCACCACCTATATTCATACAGCTTGGGCAAATAGTCCAGATGGTCGTAAAGACTTTTCTTTAGAATCAGATGTGAATATGCTGTATCGAGGAGAGTATAAGGACTATGAGATTGCCGATAGTACAGACCCTTTACGCTATCAATGGGTCAAGGTAAAGGGAGACAAAGGAGATAAGGGTGATAAAGGAGAGCGAGGAGATAGAGGTTTACCCGGACTTCAAGGGGCAAGAGGGGATCAAGGAATTCCCGGAGTAAGAGGAGCTGATGGTCGTACTTCTTATACCCATATTGCCTATGCCGATAGTGCCGATGGGCATACTAATTTTTCAGTCAGTGCTAGCAATCGTCTTTATATGGGGGTCTGTGTAAACTTTACGCAACAAGACAGCACGAATCCAGATGATTATGCTTGGAGCTTAATTAAGGGTGCTGATGGGGCTAATGGTTTACCAGGTAAGGCAGGAGCTGACGGTCGTACTCCTTATTTCCATACGGCTTATGCTAATTCGTCAGATGGACGACAAGATTTCTCTGTGACAGATAGTAGGGGTAAGAAGTATCTTGGGACTTATACCGACTATGCAATGGCTGATAGCACTGATTATAAGAAATACACATGGTCACTTATCAAGGGTGACGATGGGAGAGGGATTGCTAATGTAACGAACTACTATCTTTTGTCTGCTCTATCAACTGGTATTACAACTACTACGACAGGGTGGTCTGAAACGCCACAAGTTCCAACTGCTCAATACCGTTATCATTGGCATTATCGCGTGGAACTATATACAGATGGTACGAGCAAGACTACGACTCCAGCTGTGATTGGTATCCACGGTGAAAAAGGTGATAAGGGAGACCGTGGTCTCCAAGGCTTACAAGGCCCTAGAGGTGAACAGGGGATTGCTGGTGTTAAAGGAGCAGATGGTAAAACGCAATATACGCATATTGCTTATGCGGATAATGCTGCTGGTGGAGGCTTTAGCCAGACAGACCAAAATAAGGCTTATATTGGTATGTATCAAGATTTCAATATGGCAGATAGTAACAATCCTTCTGCTTACAGATGGACAAAATGGAAAGGTTCAGATGGAGCACAGGGGATACCTGGTGCAAAAGGAGCAGACGGTAGGACACCATATTTTCACGTTGCCTATGCAGAGAGTGCAGATGGTCGTACTGGTTTTAGTTTGACCCAGACGGGGAATAAGCGTTATATGGGGACTTGCACGGATTACACTCAAAATGACCCAACAGATCCAACGAGATACCGTTGGGTAGATATGGTGGGGAGTGTTGATGTTGGAGGAGTAAATCTAATTCGGAATAGTGCTTTTCCACTGGATTTCAAACATTGGTCTAATGAAACTCCTGCATTTGCAAAAATTGTTACACATGGTTTTTATTACAATTCTCAAAAGCCAATGTTTATGATTGAAAATAGAGGTTCTGGAGAAATTGTGTTTGGAACCAACCGTTTTGAAGTTGAAAAGAATACAACATATACCTTGAATTTTCGAGGTTTTGCTAATTCAGCGACAAGGGATATTGATGTTTTCTTTTTAGGACGTAAAAATGGTGAAACAAAAGATTTTACGGTTGTTAATCTCTTGATAGGCAGACGAAAAATGTCAACAAGTAATTGTGAAGATATTACGGTTACTTTCAATTCTGGAGATGCAGATAATGCCTATATAAGATTTGATAACAATGGTACAGATACATCGACTAAAGCAGACTTTTACTTTGGAGAAATTGATCTCTATAAAGGAAATTTCAAACGTAAGTGGCAACCTAATCCAGAGGACTTACAATTTCAAATTGATTCAAAAGCAGACAATGTTCTCACTCAAGAACAGTTAAACGCTCTGAGTGAACAGGCTAGGGATTTGCAGGCTAATCTGGAGGCAAAAGCCAGCAAGGAAACCTTGGATAACTGGATTAAGGCGTATCAGAGTTTTGTGCAGGCCAATGAAAAAGCAGTGTCTAAATCGGAGAAAGAATTGATTGCTGCTTCTAAAAGAGTTGCGTTGTTAGAACAAACGATTGGTGATATGAAAATCCAAACAGATTTCATTGATACTTATTTTACACAGTCAAATGAAGGTTTGATTTTTGGTAAGAATAATGGTTCAGCGACTATCAAAATCAGCCAAGACCGTATTTCCATGTTTTCTGCTGGGAATGAAGTCATGTATATCAGTCAAGGGGTTATCCATATTGATAATGGGGTATTTACAAAGACTTTGCAGATTGGGCGTTTTCGCGAAGAACAGTATCACTTAAATGCAGATATGAATGTAATTAGATATGTAGGAGGGCTATTATAA